A part of Dehalogenimonas sp. W genomic DNA contains:
- a CDS encoding YbaN family protein, whose product MNKVLRILLIIAGSIALGLGILGIFLPLLPTTPFLLLAAAAYARSSDRFHDWLLGHRVFGEYIRNYRDHRAIKLQAKVMGITMLWLTIGVSILLVSLLWVKLLLAIIAIGVTWHLLSLKTIRS is encoded by the coding sequence TTGAACAAAGTCCTTCGCATATTGCTGATTATCGCCGGGTCCATCGCCCTGGGGCTGGGCATACTTGGCATTTTCCTGCCTCTGCTGCCGACAACCCCGTTTCTGCTACTGGCCGCCGCCGCCTACGCCCGCAGTTCCGACCGGTTCCATGACTGGCTGCTGGGGCACCGGGTCTTCGGCGAATACATCCGCAACTACCGCGACCATCGCGCCATCAAGCTCCAGGCCAAAGTGATGGGCATCACCATGCTGTGGCTGACCATCGGCGTCAGCATCCTGCTGGTCAGTCTGTTATGGGTAAAGCTACTGCTGGCGATAATCGCCATCGGGGTCACCTGGCACCTGCTGTCGCTTAAAACCATCCGATCATAG
- a CDS encoding MDR family MFS transporter, whose amino-acid sequence MTPKPKTALIMAGVMITLMLASLDQTIVATAMPRIVQEFEGLSHLSWVFTAYMLASAVTVPIYGKLSDMFGRRNLILLAVVIFLFGSILSGLAQSMTQLIFFRGIQGIGGGAIMVNSFAIVGDLFPPAQRGKYQGLLGAVFGVTSVIGPLLGGWLTDSFSWRWIFYVNIPLGLAALAVMAAALPRKISSAHEIKSRSIDYLGAVLITLTLVPLLLALVWGGSEYAWGSVMIIGLLAGAAVSLILFIWRERKARDPILSLGLFRNKVFSVSVVAVFFSALGMFGSILFIPVFAQGVTGVSATNSGLILMPMSLAMVSASIISGQLVSRTGNYKILAILGMMGATIGMILFSQIDQNTTSGGLVMRMIIIGLGLGITMPIFTLAVQNAFSQARLGEVTAGIQLFRSVGGTVGGAVLGGVMNAGLAGQLTDINNDPFIKAIQQISPATPVHIDGNTIQAFLSSEGQAQIQNLIAQAPAAVQDQLNAAFAGFLETLKSAYSVSIDQVFIVGALLLGTATAAVFLLPQIALRKTHHHPAAEEAGIMLDLELGQSDKRHEPKL is encoded by the coding sequence ATGACGCCCAAACCCAAGACCGCCCTTATTATGGCGGGCGTAATGATCACCCTGATGCTGGCCTCACTTGACCAGACTATCGTAGCCACCGCCATGCCGCGTATCGTACAGGAATTTGAAGGCCTGTCCCACCTGTCATGGGTGTTCACTGCTTACATGCTGGCTTCAGCGGTGACCGTGCCCATTTATGGCAAACTATCTGATATGTTCGGCCGGCGCAATCTAATCCTGCTGGCGGTAGTCATCTTTCTATTCGGTTCAATCCTGTCCGGTCTGGCGCAAAGCATGACTCAGTTGATTTTCTTCCGTGGTATTCAGGGTATCGGCGGCGGCGCCATCATGGTCAATTCCTTTGCTATCGTTGGTGACCTCTTTCCCCCGGCTCAGCGCGGCAAGTATCAGGGGCTGCTCGGTGCGGTCTTCGGTGTTACCTCGGTCATAGGTCCGTTACTTGGCGGCTGGCTGACTGACAGCTTCTCCTGGCGCTGGATATTTTACGTTAATATTCCGCTCGGCCTGGCCGCGCTGGCCGTCATGGCGGCGGCTTTACCCAGGAAAATTTCCTCGGCGCACGAAATTAAAAGCCGGTCCATTGACTATCTGGGCGCGGTGCTTATCACGCTGACCCTGGTGCCGTTGCTGCTGGCGCTGGTCTGGGGCGGTTCGGAGTATGCCTGGGGTTCCGTCATGATCATTGGATTACTTGCCGGGGCGGCGGTATCTTTGATTCTGTTCATCTGGCGTGAGCGAAAAGCCCGGGACCCCATCCTGTCATTGGGACTATTTCGCAACAAGGTCTTTTCGGTCTCTGTGGTGGCGGTCTTTTTCAGCGCCCTGGGGATGTTTGGTTCCATTTTATTCATTCCGGTGTTTGCCCAAGGTGTCACCGGCGTCTCGGCTACCAACTCCGGTTTAATCCTGATGCCGATGTCGCTGGCGATGGTCTCCGCCTCAATCATCTCTGGCCAACTGGTCTCCCGCACCGGCAATTATAAGATACTGGCTATTTTGGGTATGATGGGCGCCACCATCGGCATGATTCTGTTTTCTCAAATTGACCAGAACACCACTTCCGGCGGGCTGGTCATGCGCATGATTATTATCGGTTTGGGTCTGGGTATCACCATGCCCATCTTCACCCTGGCGGTGCAGAACGCCTTTTCTCAGGCTCGTCTGGGTGAGGTAACCGCCGGTATCCAGTTGTTCCGCAGCGTTGGCGGCACTGTCGGCGGTGCCGTGCTGGGCGGCGTGATGAATGCCGGCCTGGCCGGGCAATTAACAGATATTAACAACGACCCCTTTATCAAGGCGATCCAGCAGATTAGTCCGGCTACACCGGTGCATATTGACGGTAACACTATTCAGGCTTTCCTGAGCTCTGAAGGCCAGGCGCAGATACAGAACCTGATCGCCCAGGCGCCAGCTGCAGTACAGGACCAGCTTAATGCGGCATTTGCCGGTTTTCTGGAAACCTTGAAATCTGCGTACAGTGTTTCTATTGATCAGGTTTTTATTGTCGGCGCCCTGCTTCTGGGTACGGCAACTGCGGCGGTCTTTTTACTACCCCAGATTGCCCTGCGCAAGACGCACCATCATCCGGCCGCTGAAGAAGCGGGCATCATGCTGGATCTGGAATTAGGTCAATCAGATAAGCGGCATGAGCCGAAGCTTTAA
- a CDS encoding MarR family transcriptional regulator: protein MKRFHSLKRLMAPDTQAAAGEGLAHSQWLALHLVSENEGIGIKELAGLLGITSSAATQLVESLVCKGLLTRQQSLDDRRALILSLPEASRQQVEAVRQQRLEQLNQVFGVLDDAEFEILSCLVDKIVNSKNTEKR, encoded by the coding sequence ATGAAGCGATTCCATTCGCTAAAGCGCCTCATGGCCCCGGACACTCAGGCTGCCGCTGGCGAAGGACTGGCCCACTCCCAGTGGCTGGCCCTTCATCTGGTGAGCGAAAACGAGGGCATCGGCATCAAGGAACTGGCCGGCTTGCTTGGCATTACCTCCAGCGCCGCCACTCAGTTGGTGGAAAGTCTGGTCTGCAAGGGCTTACTCACTCGCCAGCAGTCGCTGGATGATCGCCGTGCCCTGATTTTAAGTTTGCCGGAAGCCAGCCGCCAGCAGGTGGAGGCGGTTCGGCAACAGCGTCTGGAGCAGTTGAATCAGGTGTTTGGTGTGCTGGATGACGCTGAATTTGAAATCCTGAGCTGTCTGGTGGACAAAATCGTCAATTCCAAGAATACTGAAAAGAGGTAA
- a CDS encoding DegV family protein gives MVVKIVTDSTADIPAELAAQFDITTIPLYVQFGVDSFRDRVDITEDDFYSRLQNGPVHPTTAQPSPQDFADAFDRIAEGADGIVSVHLSEKMSGTISSARQGAKMMKNPVPVEIVDSTFISMATGLVTLTAARLAQAGYDLQSVAAAARDSVTKITLLVLFDTLTYIARGGRIGRAKALMGSVLNVKPLLDIQGGEFVPVSQVRSRNKGVERLVDLVKNAGHSIVDLSVVHSTTPDEAKALVKRLAEFVPMDKIHLARIGPVLGAHGGPGVLAVTFRTD, from the coding sequence ATGGTCGTCAAGATTGTTACTGATTCCACGGCTGATATTCCGGCGGAGCTGGCTGCTCAATTTGATATTACCACCATTCCGTTGTATGTCCAGTTCGGCGTTGATTCCTTCCGGGATCGGGTGGATATTACCGAGGATGATTTCTACTCCCGCTTGCAGAACGGTCCGGTTCATCCGACAACCGCCCAGCCCTCGCCCCAGGACTTTGCCGATGCCTTTGACCGTATCGCTGAAGGGGCTGATGGTATCGTTTCTGTCCACCTTTCGGAGAAAATGAGCGGCACCATTTCCTCTGCCCGGCAGGGGGCCAAAATGATGAAAAACCCGGTGCCGGTGGAAATAGTGGACTCTACTTTCATTTCCATGGCTACCGGTCTGGTAACCCTGACCGCCGCCCGCCTTGCTCAGGCCGGTTACGACCTCCAATCGGTAGCCGCTGCCGCCCGCGACTCCGTCACTAAAATCACCCTGTTAGTTCTCTTTGATACCTTGACATACATTGCCCGCGGCGGCCGCATCGGCCGGGCCAAGGCGCTGATGGGTTCCGTACTGAACGTTAAGCCGTTGCTGGATATTCAGGGCGGTGAATTTGTGCCGGTCAGCCAGGTCAGAAGCCGGAACAAAGGGGTTGAACGACTGGTTGATCTGGTCAAAAACGCCGGCCACAGTATCGTTGACTTATCGGTGGTGCATTCCACTACGCCGGATGAGGCCAAAGCATTGGTTAAACGGCTGGCCGAATTCGTTCCCATGGACAAGATTCACCTCGCCCGGATTGGTCCGGTGCTGGGCGCCCACGGCGGCCCCGGTGTGTTGGCGGTGACTTTCCGCACCGACTAA